A genomic window from Slackia heliotrinireducens DSM 20476 includes:
- a CDS encoding aminomethyltransferase family protein, which yields MNTKDIFNNTFKYSPYVPYDPTRNPWLTGTITHPMQGGIQPYEYTNWRDEEMSWHDNCYLHGGLNPTSTYKFWGPDAHKFLDKYFTNRTDNMEVGSSRHGVMCTEDGLLMNDGMLIKTGENEFITYWLLPYIEYAIETSGMDVQGENITGDVFLYQLGGPRSLEVVERACGEDFHDLKFAKHREATIAGKPVRILRIGMCGSLGYEVHGNFEDCLDVYNAIWEAGQDYGITKLGRHAYWNAHTENGYPQAAIHFTYAWETDKDFFEYLMAKGGAYSCGSLSELNGSYAGEKPLEELYVNPYELGWGFHINYNHDFVGKEALMQIRDSAHRQMVTLEWNADDILDIWRSEFEAGEPYAPMDGPEDTRPDGVFEYRIDKVMAGKQCVGWSSGRIMSWYYRKMISLASIDPEFAEEGTEVKILWGNPGTRQKLIRARVARFPYMDINRNEKVDVSTIPSGLKA from the coding sequence ATGAATACGAAGGACATCTTCAACAACACGTTCAAGTACAGCCCTTACGTTCCCTACGATCCTACGCGCAACCCCTGGCTTACCGGCACCATCACGCATCCCATGCAGGGCGGCATTCAGCCCTACGAGTACACCAACTGGCGTGATGAGGAAATGAGCTGGCATGACAATTGCTACCTGCATGGCGGCCTGAATCCTACTTCCACCTACAAGTTCTGGGGCCCCGACGCCCACAAGTTCCTGGACAAGTATTTCACCAACCGCACCGACAACATGGAGGTGGGTTCTTCCCGTCACGGCGTCATGTGCACCGAGGACGGCCTGCTCATGAACGACGGCATGCTCATCAAGACCGGTGAAAACGAATTCATCACGTACTGGCTGCTTCCCTACATCGAGTACGCCATCGAGACCAGCGGCATGGATGTTCAGGGCGAGAACATCACGGGTGACGTGTTCCTGTATCAGCTGGGCGGCCCCCGCTCTCTGGAGGTTGTCGAGCGCGCTTGCGGCGAAGACTTCCATGATCTGAAGTTCGCCAAGCATCGTGAAGCCACCATCGCCGGCAAGCCCGTGCGCATCCTCCGCATCGGCATGTGCGGTTCGCTGGGCTACGAGGTCCACGGCAATTTCGAGGATTGCCTCGATGTCTACAACGCCATTTGGGAGGCCGGTCAGGATTACGGCATCACCAAGCTTGGCCGTCATGCCTATTGGAACGCCCACACCGAGAACGGCTATCCGCAGGCAGCCATCCATTTCACCTACGCTTGGGAAACGGACAAAGACTTCTTCGAGTACCTTATGGCCAAAGGTGGCGCCTACAGCTGCGGTTCTCTGTCCGAACTCAACGGCTCCTACGCTGGCGAGAAGCCGCTCGAGGAGCTGTATGTGAACCCTTACGAGCTGGGTTGGGGCTTCCATATCAACTACAATCACGACTTCGTGGGCAAAGAGGCGCTCATGCAGATTCGCGACTCGGCACATCGTCAGATGGTGACGCTTGAGTGGAATGCCGATGACATCCTGGACATTTGGCGCAGCGAGTTCGAGGCTGGCGAGCCGTACGCTCCGATGGACGGCCCCGAGGATACCCGTCCCGATGGCGTGTTCGAGTATCGCATCGACAAGGTCATGGCTGGCAAGCAGTGCGTCGGCTGGAGCTCGGGCCGCATCATGAGCTGGTATTACCGCAAGATGATCTCCCTGGCCAGCATCGATCCCGAGTTCGCCGAAGAAGGCACCGAGGTCAAGATCCTCTGGGGCAATCCCGGCACGCGCCAGAAACTCATCCGTGCCCGCGTGGCGCGCTTCCCTTACATGGACATCAACCGCAACGAGAAGGTGGATGTGTCCACCATCCCCAGCGGCCTCAAGGCGTAA